The Streptomyces albofaciens JCM 4342 genome has a segment encoding these proteins:
- a CDS encoding ATP-binding protein gives MPTPHTPPPASAPRHAALPGPVLRVLGPMSARLDGADLPLGPPRRRALLALLLIRLGRVVPTELLIEELWHEDPPRHPVATLQSHLSHLRRVLAPAAGQGASSVLRYQAPGYVLQLAPEQIDAHRFERMVADGRHLLDRRDPRGARDRLTEALELWQGSPYTEFGAQPPLSDETARLEQVRLTALEASAEARLTLGAPEEVAAELGPEVRHHPTRERLVGHLMTALSRLGRQAEALEVYERTRSHLVEEFGVDTAAELQRVHTAILRQELDDGGPARGAAPAAPPAADPPPAGHTRADPPTPTEAAAAAPARATGVRSPAHDPDTGAAARGTAVTEPARGARADSRPVRGAGRDAPSGTVPAPDDGPAAEDTTAPWPFIGRDQELHRLVTAAAGAVTGEGHVACVLGPAGVGKTRLLMELAPALEDGGDTLEVVWSHCFPGEGVPPYWLWTQVLRRVSSTRPDAFRSATAPFGALLAPLMPERSAGPGGQDHEDDWAQARFLTHDAVCEVLLTLAAERPLVLLLEDLHWADAASLDLLRLLGTRRQGQRISIVLTARDFEGDSDATFRRTLAEVLRSPRTESLRLGGLDRSAVAALVEARAGRGVGADVIDVLHERSKGNPYFVMQLLSLLGDVRRLHDAGATDVLLAQIPTGVREALRQRFAGLPEPALRVLRLCAVIGTEVDTDLLHRTATEDEPVAPALETAIRAGLLGEDPHHPGRLHFVHALVRETLVDVLPRNERQQLHARVAGALCERGGQLGDDEYERLAHHTWHAQDALPARRALPRLLRAAEQAEQQLAYEKVETWLRRAVHLAGLLPRDDVSARALEQRLYVQLGQLLATVRGYGDAEAEAALSRGRALGAVTHTPEDPSVLWALCAAYLVTGRYDESGQFSRLLRDIGSQTRHPVAQLGAAYGKGVALHVRGRLPEALAELERGVGLADRFAREGRNLARTFQHDPRVSCRSYDAFTHWILGDRATALGRRRQLQALTAYESRPSDRCFALYVDAVLAAWEGDPDTARASGAEGARVAEEHGLLYWKAMLRLTEGWSLTHLGHDATGLDLMQTSIAELRPSRSHLRLPLHLGLLAQAQHHAGRRDDATATLRTMLAVIQHRREHVYLHPALPATVLLHDLLGRQITDTALSG, from the coding sequence ATGCCCACACCCCACACCCCGCCCCCCGCCTCCGCTCCGCGGCACGCGGCCCTCCCCGGGCCCGTACTGCGCGTCCTCGGCCCGATGTCGGCACGGCTCGACGGAGCGGACCTGCCCCTCGGCCCGCCCAGGCGGCGGGCGCTGCTCGCCCTGCTGCTCATCCGACTTGGCAGAGTCGTCCCCACCGAGCTGCTCATCGAGGAGCTGTGGCACGAAGACCCTCCGCGGCACCCCGTCGCCACCCTGCAGAGCCACCTGTCCCACCTGCGCCGGGTGCTCGCCCCGGCAGCGGGCCAGGGCGCCTCGTCCGTCCTGCGCTACCAGGCGCCCGGTTACGTGCTCCAGCTCGCCCCGGAGCAGATCGACGCCCACCGCTTCGAGCGCATGGTCGCCGACGGGCGGCACTTACTGGACCGGCGTGACCCCCGCGGCGCCCGCGACCGGCTCACCGAGGCGCTGGAGCTGTGGCAGGGCTCGCCGTACACGGAGTTCGGCGCCCAGCCGCCGCTCTCCGACGAGACCGCCCGCCTGGAACAGGTCCGGCTCACCGCCCTGGAAGCCAGCGCGGAGGCGCGGCTCACGCTCGGCGCCCCCGAGGAGGTGGCGGCCGAACTGGGCCCGGAGGTACGCCACCACCCGACCCGCGAACGCCTCGTCGGCCACTTGATGACGGCACTGTCCCGCCTCGGACGGCAGGCCGAGGCGCTGGAGGTCTACGAGCGGACGCGCTCGCACCTGGTGGAGGAGTTCGGCGTGGACACCGCCGCCGAGCTCCAGCGGGTGCACACCGCCATCCTCCGCCAGGAGCTGGACGACGGCGGCCCGGCGCGCGGCGCCGCCCCCGCCGCTCCCCCGGCCGCGGACCCGCCACCGGCCGGGCACACCCGGGCCGATCCGCCCACGCCTACCGAGGCAGCCGCGGCGGCACCGGCCCGGGCCACGGGCGTACGGAGTCCGGCCCACGACCCGGACACGGGGGCCGCGGCCCGGGGCACGGCGGTGACGGAGCCGGCCCGGGGCGCCCGGGCGGACTCGCGGCCGGTGCGCGGGGCCGGCCGGGACGCACCCTCCGGAACGGTGCCCGCCCCGGACGACGGCCCGGCCGCCGAGGACACCACGGCGCCCTGGCCGTTCATCGGACGCGACCAGGAACTGCACCGCCTGGTCACCGCCGCGGCCGGCGCCGTCACCGGTGAAGGCCACGTGGCCTGCGTACTGGGCCCCGCCGGGGTCGGCAAGACCCGACTGCTGATGGAGCTGGCCCCCGCGCTGGAGGACGGCGGCGACACGCTCGAAGTGGTCTGGAGCCACTGCTTCCCGGGCGAGGGCGTGCCGCCGTACTGGCTGTGGACACAGGTGCTGCGGCGCGTGAGCTCCACCCGGCCGGACGCGTTCCGCAGCGCCACCGCGCCCTTCGGGGCGCTGCTCGCCCCGCTGATGCCGGAGCGGTCGGCGGGCCCCGGCGGGCAGGACCACGAGGACGACTGGGCGCAGGCGCGGTTCCTCACGCACGACGCGGTCTGCGAGGTGCTGCTCACGCTCGCCGCCGAACGCCCGCTGGTGCTGCTCCTGGAGGACCTGCACTGGGCCGACGCCGCCTCCCTCGACCTGCTGCGGCTGCTCGGCACCCGCCGCCAGGGGCAGCGGATCAGCATCGTGCTGACCGCCCGGGACTTCGAGGGCGACTCCGACGCCACGTTCCGCCGGACCCTGGCCGAGGTGCTGCGCAGCCCCCGCACCGAATCGCTGCGCCTCGGCGGCCTGGACCGCAGCGCCGTCGCCGCCCTCGTGGAGGCCCGGGCCGGGCGCGGGGTGGGCGCCGACGTGATCGACGTGCTGCACGAGCGCAGCAAGGGCAACCCGTACTTCGTCATGCAGCTCCTCTCTCTCCTCGGCGACGTGCGGCGGCTGCACGACGCGGGCGCCACCGACGTCCTGCTGGCGCAGATACCGACCGGGGTACGCGAGGCGCTGCGCCAGCGCTTCGCCGGGCTGCCGGAGCCCGCCCTGCGGGTGCTGCGGCTGTGCGCGGTCATCGGCACCGAGGTCGACACGGACCTGCTGCACCGCACCGCCACCGAGGACGAGCCGGTCGCCCCGGCCCTGGAAACGGCCATCCGGGCGGGTCTGCTGGGCGAGGACCCGCACCACCCCGGGCGGCTGCACTTCGTGCACGCCCTGGTCCGCGAGACGCTCGTCGACGTCCTCCCGCGCAACGAACGCCAGCAGCTGCACGCCCGGGTGGCCGGTGCGCTGTGCGAGCGCGGCGGACAGCTGGGCGACGACGAGTACGAGCGGCTGGCACACCACACGTGGCACGCGCAGGACGCGCTGCCCGCCCGGCGGGCCCTCCCCCGGCTGCTGCGCGCCGCCGAGCAGGCCGAACAGCAGTTGGCGTACGAGAAGGTCGAGACGTGGCTGCGCCGGGCCGTCCACCTGGCCGGGCTGCTGCCGCGCGACGACGTGTCGGCCCGCGCCCTGGAGCAGCGGCTGTACGTCCAGCTGGGCCAGCTGCTGGCCACCGTGCGCGGCTACGGGGACGCGGAGGCGGAGGCGGCGCTGAGCCGGGGCCGTGCCCTCGGGGCGGTCACCCACACGCCCGAGGACCCGTCGGTGCTGTGGGCGCTGTGCGCGGCGTACCTGGTCACCGGCCGTTATGACGAGTCCGGGCAGTTCTCCCGGCTGCTGCGGGACATCGGGTCCCAGACCCGGCATCCGGTGGCCCAGCTCGGCGCCGCGTACGGCAAGGGCGTCGCGCTGCACGTACGCGGCAGGCTGCCGGAGGCGCTCGCGGAACTGGAGCGCGGCGTCGGGCTGGCGGACCGTTTCGCCCGGGAGGGCCGCAACCTGGCCCGCACCTTCCAGCACGACCCGCGCGTCTCCTGCCGCTCCTACGACGCGTTCACCCACTGGATCCTCGGCGACCGCGCCACCGCCCTCGGGCGCCGCCGCCAGTTGCAGGCTTTGACCGCGTACGAGAGCAGGCCCTCCGACCGGTGCTTCGCCCTGTACGTGGACGCGGTCCTGGCGGCCTGGGAAGGCGACCCCGACACGGCGCGGGCCTCCGGCGCCGAGGGCGCGCGGGTGGCGGAGGAACACGGGCTCCTGTACTGGAAGGCGATGCTGCGCCTGACCGAGGGCTGGTCCCTGACCCATCTGGGCCACGACGCCACGGGTCTCGACCTGATGCAGACCTCGATCGCCGAACTCCGCCCCTCCCGCTCCCACTTGCGCCTGCCCCTGCACCTCGGCCTGCTCGCCCAGGCCCAGCACCACGCCGGCCGCCGCGACGACGCCACGGCCACCCTGCGCACCATGCTCGCCGTCATCCAGCACCGCCGCGAACACGTCTACCTCCACCCCGCCCTGCCCGCCACCGTCCTGCTGCACGATCTCCTGGGCCGGCAGATCACCGATACCGCGCTGTCCGGCTGA
- a CDS encoding M4 family metallopeptidase — protein MGVAALLVPAVPAGAAPAGPPPGPGQVVPGQRTATPALVAGIREPAEAAGSPADAARGHLAAKEGRYHIAEPARDLRPVRTVDSGAHEVVRLQQKHRGVDVLGGQYVVRMEHKGGERVVTGTSGKYFTGLTADVEPEVDEALAIERAVDATTERLLNKRLPRTDAPTLTGTARGLVVIPRGTGVLTRHVTVRGTHPVTGEPVLYEVYVDARAGYPVLQYSGIKTFRAPAGGTAPGARKTGRAGAARTAAGEKGIQGSGVKYDGKTVELPVVYEESRKAYVLRDDTRMADSSKNTLSTWDARGKDVSEVTPSWPYDVQEFGSPTPAFGPEATEAGAVDAHWAAGKVYDYYRQQHGRDSLDGRGMAVNSLVGVTQFGQPYVNAFWDGSKMVYGGGDAEYRALSAGLDVVGHEMTHGVVEHSANLVYAGQSGALNEGIADYFGNAVETDTYGIPMDSPDSGLLGETLCRTKPARECAVRDLNDGRTTTKSFLGVSFSEDNGGVHLNSTIFAGALWDLREDLGKTLADKIVYKALTEYLTPLDGFTEGRAAVLAAARDLHATDTQLRAAERAFNAHGIVPGWELALGVDSDPLLGRVNTDGSTTGAGGGWWAAAKSNDDGTEPYSIWAGRADGTGALKLMSPNDGRYHVHPATDGKTVVWQAYNRRSTDILARPLAGGPVKKLWSSRRGATDVRVEGDVVVFEARSRPSTRKVRYVRLSDPTVVNVTDESGVRTGNPSISHGRIAYSTARGFGSPTYGVETLDLKTGQRTQMGQLGTPAGAGATAITGQHVFWLVPAGGESDRAALRRANLDGTGVTDLSPAEGPDALNGYDIVATDEAVTVATWSPTVVYTNESLFKLWQFSADGKQRSRVSCNRGQQGWPAMPGGRQVVWVDGTTGYTDLVTRTRPAGRCG, from the coding sequence GTGGGCGTCGCCGCACTGCTGGTTCCGGCGGTGCCGGCCGGCGCGGCGCCCGCCGGCCCGCCGCCCGGGCCCGGCCAAGTGGTGCCGGGGCAGCGCACCGCCACCCCCGCCCTGGTGGCGGGCATCCGGGAACCGGCCGAGGCCGCCGGCAGCCCGGCGGACGCGGCGCGCGGCCACCTCGCGGCGAAGGAGGGCCGCTACCACATCGCCGAACCGGCGCGCGACCTGCGGCCCGTACGGACGGTGGACTCGGGCGCCCACGAGGTCGTCCGGCTCCAGCAGAAGCACCGGGGCGTGGACGTCCTGGGCGGGCAGTACGTGGTGCGGATGGAGCACAAGGGCGGCGAACGGGTCGTCACCGGCACCTCCGGCAAGTACTTCACCGGGCTGACGGCCGACGTGGAACCCGAGGTGGACGAGGCGCTCGCGATCGAGCGGGCGGTCGACGCGACCACCGAGCGGCTCCTGAACAAGCGCCTGCCCCGCACGGACGCGCCGACGCTGACCGGCACCGCGCGCGGCCTGGTCGTGATCCCGCGGGGCACGGGCGTGCTCACCCGGCACGTGACCGTCCGGGGCACGCATCCGGTCACCGGCGAGCCGGTGCTGTACGAGGTCTACGTGGACGCGCGAGCCGGGTATCCGGTGCTCCAGTACAGCGGGATCAAGACGTTCCGGGCCCCGGCGGGCGGTACGGCGCCCGGCGCGCGCAAGACCGGCCGGGCGGGCGCCGCCCGTACGGCGGCCGGGGAGAAGGGCATCCAGGGCTCCGGAGTCAAGTACGACGGCAAGACCGTCGAACTCCCCGTGGTGTACGAGGAGTCGCGCAAGGCGTACGTACTGCGCGACGACACCCGGATGGCGGACTCCAGCAAGAACACGCTGTCCACGTGGGACGCGCGCGGCAAGGACGTCAGCGAGGTCACCCCCTCCTGGCCGTACGACGTCCAGGAGTTCGGCTCGCCCACCCCGGCCTTCGGCCCGGAGGCCACCGAGGCGGGCGCGGTCGACGCGCACTGGGCGGCCGGCAAGGTCTACGACTACTACCGCCAACAGCACGGCCGCGACAGTCTGGACGGCCGGGGCATGGCCGTGAACTCACTGGTGGGCGTGACGCAGTTCGGGCAGCCGTACGTCAACGCCTTCTGGGACGGCTCCAAGATGGTCTACGGCGGCGGCGACGCGGAATACCGCGCGCTCTCCGCCGGCCTGGACGTGGTCGGGCACGAGATGACCCACGGCGTCGTGGAACACTCCGCCAACCTCGTCTACGCGGGCCAGTCCGGCGCCCTCAACGAGGGCATCGCCGACTACTTCGGCAACGCCGTCGAGACCGACACCTACGGCATCCCCATGGACAGCCCCGACTCCGGGCTGCTGGGCGAGACGCTGTGCCGGACCAAGCCCGCGCGCGAGTGCGCGGTCCGCGACCTCAACGACGGGCGGACCACCACCAAGTCCTTCCTGGGCGTGTCGTTCTCCGAGGACAACGGCGGCGTCCACCTGAACTCCACGATCTTCGCCGGCGCCCTGTGGGACCTGCGCGAGGACCTCGGCAAGACGCTCGCCGACAAAATCGTCTACAAGGCGCTGACCGAATACCTCACCCCCCTGGACGGCTTCACCGAAGGCCGCGCCGCCGTCCTCGCCGCCGCTCGCGACCTGCACGCCACCGACACCCAACTGCGCGCCGCCGAGCGGGCGTTCAACGCCCACGGCATCGTCCCCGGCTGGGAACTGGCACTGGGCGTCGACTCCGACCCGCTCCTGGGCCGGGTCAACACGGACGGCTCGACCACCGGCGCGGGCGGCGGCTGGTGGGCCGCGGCCAAGTCCAACGACGACGGCACCGAGCCGTACTCGATCTGGGCCGGCCGGGCGGACGGCACCGGCGCGCTCAAGCTGATGAGCCCCAACGACGGCCGCTACCACGTGCACCCGGCGACCGACGGCAAGACGGTGGTCTGGCAGGCGTACAACCGCCGGAGCACGGACATCCTCGCGCGGCCGCTCGCGGGCGGGCCGGTCAAGAAGCTGTGGTCGAGCCGGCGCGGCGCCACGGACGTACGGGTCGAGGGCGACGTGGTGGTCTTCGAGGCCCGGTCCCGGCCGAGCACGCGGAAGGTGCGGTACGTGCGGCTGAGCGACCCGACGGTGGTGAACGTCACCGACGAGAGCGGCGTGCGGACCGGCAACCCGTCCATCAGCCATGGCCGGATCGCCTACAGCACCGCCCGCGGCTTCGGCTCCCCCACGTACGGCGTCGAGACGCTCGACCTCAAGACGGGGCAACGCACGCAGATGGGCCAGCTCGGGACACCGGCGGGCGCCGGGGCGACCGCGATCACCGGGCAGCACGTCTTCTGGCTGGTGCCCGCGGGCGGCGAATCCGACCGCGCGGCGCTGCGCCGCGCCAACCTGGACGGCACGGGGGTGACCGACCTCAGCCCCGCCGAGGGGCCGGACGCGCTCAACGGCTACGACATCGTGGCCACGGACGAGGCGGTGACCGTCGCCACCTGGTCGCCGACCGTCGTGTACACCAACGAGTCGCTGTTCAAGCTCTGGCAGTTCTCGGCCGACGGCAAACAGCGCAGCCGGGTCTCCTGCAACCGCGGCCAGCAGGGCTGGCCCGCGATGCCCGGCGGCCGGCAGGTCGTGTGGGTGGACGGCACGACCGGCTACACCGACCTGGTCACCCGGACGCGGCCCGCGGGGCGCTGCGGCTGA
- the sbnB gene encoding 2,3-diaminopropionate biosynthesis protein SbnB — MTGTPTTGAGNAPGTPDRPGAVPPFAAVSGAQVQRVLRGRERQLVRLVEDTYRLHGDGHTLNPPSCFLRFPDRPDSRIIALPASLGGPRPVDGLKWISSFPRNVAAGIPRASAVLILNDPATGYPYACLESSVISATRTAASAAAAADRLSRGRPRPRRAGFFGAGLIARYVHTFLTATGWRFEATGVYDVSAESADGFRTYLERQGEPDADHTGTAPGGRITLHTDPERLIRTSDLVVFATVAARPHVVDPAWFAHHPLVLHISLRDLAPEIVLASANFVDDVEHCLKADTSPHLAEQRTGRRDFIDGTLADVLAGRVRVPEDRTVIFSPFGLGVLDLAVGDFVHGEIARSGELHVIDDFFHELRRYG, encoded by the coding sequence ATGACCGGCACGCCCACCACCGGGGCCGGGAACGCGCCCGGCACACCGGACCGGCCGGGCGCGGTGCCGCCCTTCGCGGCCGTCTCCGGAGCCCAGGTGCAGCGCGTCCTGCGCGGCCGCGAGCGGCAGCTCGTCCGCCTGGTCGAGGACACCTACCGGCTGCACGGCGACGGCCACACGCTCAACCCGCCGTCCTGCTTCCTGCGCTTCCCCGACCGCCCGGACTCCCGGATCATCGCCCTGCCCGCCTCGCTCGGCGGACCGCGCCCGGTGGACGGCCTGAAGTGGATCTCCAGCTTCCCGCGGAACGTGGCGGCGGGCATCCCGCGGGCCTCGGCCGTGCTGATCCTCAACGACCCGGCCACCGGCTATCCGTACGCCTGCCTGGAGAGCTCGGTCATCAGCGCCACCAGGACGGCGGCCTCGGCGGCAGCGGCGGCCGACCGGCTCAGCCGCGGCCGGCCGCGCCCGCGGCGCGCCGGCTTCTTCGGCGCCGGCCTGATCGCCCGCTACGTCCACACCTTCCTGACCGCCACCGGCTGGCGGTTCGAGGCGACCGGGGTGTACGACGTGTCCGCCGAGAGCGCGGATGGCTTCCGCACGTACCTCGAACGCCAGGGGGAACCGGACGCGGACCACACCGGGACCGCGCCGGGCGGCCGGATCACCCTCCACACCGACCCCGAACGGCTGATCCGCACCAGCGACCTCGTCGTCTTCGCCACCGTCGCCGCCCGGCCGCACGTCGTCGACCCGGCCTGGTTCGCGCACCACCCGCTGGTGCTGCACATCTCGCTGCGCGACCTGGCACCCGAGATCGTGCTCGCCTCGGCCAACTTCGTCGACGACGTGGAGCACTGCCTGAAGGCCGACACCTCACCGCACCTGGCCGAACAGCGCACCGGGCGCCGGGACTTCATCGACGGGACGCTGGCGGACGTGCTGGCCGGGCGGGTGCGCGTACCGGAGGACCGGACGGTGATCTTCTCGCCCTTCGGGCTCGGGGTGCTCGACCTCGCCGTCGGCGACTTCGTCCACGGCGAAATCGCCCGCTCCGGCGAACTGCACGTCATCGACGACTTCTTCCACGAACTTCGCCGGTACGGATGA
- a CDS encoding chaplin — translation MSRVKKTAAAAVGTCAILLGGAGLAAADSGAQGAALNSPGVVSGNTVQVPVHVPVNVCGNSINIVGLLNPAFGNTCVND, via the coding sequence ATGTCGCGTGTCAAGAAGACTGCCGCTGCCGCCGTGGGAACCTGCGCCATCCTCCTGGGCGGAGCGGGCCTCGCGGCTGCCGACTCCGGCGCCCAGGGCGCGGCGCTCAACTCACCGGGCGTGGTGTCCGGCAACACCGTGCAGGTCCCGGTGCACGTGCCGGTCAACGTCTGCGGTAACAGCATCAACATCGTCGGCCTGCTCAACCCGGCGTTCGGCAACACCTGCGTCAACGACTGA
- the sbnA gene encoding 2,3-diaminopropionate biosynthesis protein SbnA codes for MPVISMPLDFNEEDLYVDLRATFGHPLFLKCEGFNFAGSIKLKAATEMVAAAERDGVLTPGATLVESSSGNLGVALSIIAASKGYGFLCVTDARCNLSARRMMEALGSRVHVITEPDAQSGFLGARIAYVRSLTASDDRYVWLNQFANPDNWKAHHRRTAPAIARQFPHLDVLFVGAGTTGTLMGCARYFRTWHRPVRIVAVDSVGSVSFGGAPGRRVIPGLGTSVPPQLLDTSYVDEVIHVEEADTVRACHRLAGRGFLFGGSTGTVVSGAASWLTRHRTHRLTAVAIAPDLGERYLDTVYQPTWLRDRYGDGLHGDGLLAPDRLTAVRSA; via the coding sequence GTGCCGGTCATATCCATGCCGCTCGACTTCAACGAGGAGGACCTCTATGTCGACCTGCGGGCGACGTTCGGGCATCCGCTCTTCCTGAAATGCGAGGGCTTCAATTTCGCGGGCTCGATCAAACTGAAGGCCGCCACGGAAATGGTGGCGGCGGCGGAACGCGACGGGGTGCTCACGCCCGGAGCCACCCTGGTGGAATCCTCGTCCGGGAACCTGGGGGTGGCGCTGAGCATCATCGCGGCCAGTAAGGGCTACGGATTCCTGTGCGTCACGGACGCCCGCTGCAATCTGTCGGCCCGGCGGATGATGGAGGCGCTGGGCAGCCGGGTGCACGTGATCACCGAGCCGGACGCGCAGTCCGGCTTCCTCGGCGCGCGCATCGCCTACGTCCGCAGCCTGACCGCCTCGGACGACCGCTACGTCTGGCTCAACCAGTTCGCCAACCCGGACAACTGGAAGGCGCACCACCGCCGTACGGCACCCGCGATCGCCCGCCAGTTCCCGCACCTGGACGTGCTGTTCGTCGGCGCGGGCACCACCGGCACCCTGATGGGCTGCGCCCGGTACTTCCGCACCTGGCACCGGCCGGTGCGGATCGTCGCGGTGGACAGCGTCGGCTCGGTCTCCTTCGGCGGCGCCCCGGGCCGCCGGGTGATCCCGGGCCTGGGCACCAGCGTCCCGCCGCAGCTGCTCGACACGTCGTACGTGGACGAGGTGATCCACGTGGAGGAGGCGGACACCGTCCGCGCCTGCCACCGCCTGGCCGGCCGCGGCTTCCTCTTCGGCGGCTCCACCGGCACCGTCGTCAGCGGCGCCGCGAGCTGGCTCACCCGCCACCGCACGCACCGCCTGACCGCGGTGGCGATCGCCCCCGACCTCGGCGAACGCTACCTCGACACGGTCTACCAGCCCACCTGGCTACGGGACCGCTACGGCGACGGCCTGCACGGCGACGGTCTGCTCGCCCCCGACCGGCTGACCGCCGTGCGCTCGGCCTGA
- a CDS encoding glutamate--cysteine ligase 2, whose product MRSVGVEEELLLVDARTGLPRALSAAVLAAASRDPQGNEEVFESELHRQQLEFATRPQTDMGDLDKEIRRCRAEAARHAEGLDAAVVALATSPLEVSPSIGAGERHQWLAEHFGLTAQEQLTCGCHIHVAVDSDEEGVAVLDRMRPWLSVLLAMSANSPFWQGEDTAYSSYRNRVWGRWPSAGPVEVFGSADRYHEQVRDMTASGVLKDAGMVYFDARLSQAYPTVEVRVADVCLDPSTTVLLATLIRGLVETAVRQWRDGVPPARHAVALLRLAAWRAARSGLDGELIHPATMRPAPAEAVVRALFDHVRDALEDTGDILPVQEALAALLKTGNGAHVQRRLLRRTGSLQGVVTECVRRTLD is encoded by the coding sequence GTGCGCAGTGTGGGTGTGGAGGAGGAACTGCTGCTGGTGGACGCCCGGACGGGACTGCCGCGCGCCCTGTCGGCGGCGGTCCTCGCGGCGGCTTCGCGGGATCCGCAGGGCAACGAGGAGGTCTTCGAGAGCGAGCTGCACCGGCAGCAGCTGGAGTTCGCCACCCGGCCCCAGACCGACATGGGCGACCTGGACAAGGAGATCCGGCGGTGCCGGGCGGAGGCGGCGCGCCACGCCGAAGGGCTGGACGCGGCGGTCGTGGCGCTGGCCACCTCGCCGCTGGAGGTGAGCCCGTCCATCGGCGCCGGCGAGCGCCACCAATGGCTCGCGGAGCACTTCGGGCTCACCGCCCAGGAGCAGCTGACCTGCGGCTGCCACATCCACGTGGCGGTCGACTCGGACGAGGAGGGCGTGGCCGTACTGGACCGGATGCGCCCCTGGCTGTCCGTACTCCTCGCGATGAGCGCCAACTCTCCCTTCTGGCAGGGCGAGGACACCGCCTACAGCAGCTACCGGAACCGGGTCTGGGGACGGTGGCCGTCGGCCGGGCCGGTCGAGGTGTTCGGGTCGGCCGACCGGTACCACGAGCAGGTACGCGACATGACGGCCAGCGGCGTCCTCAAGGACGCGGGCATGGTCTACTTCGACGCCCGCCTGTCCCAGGCGTACCCCACCGTGGAGGTACGGGTCGCCGACGTGTGCCTGGACCCGTCCACCACGGTGCTGCTGGCGACCCTGATCCGCGGACTGGTCGAGACGGCGGTACGGCAGTGGCGCGACGGGGTGCCGCCCGCCCGGCACGCGGTGGCGCTGCTGCGCCTTGCGGCGTGGCGGGCCGCCCGCTCCGGCCTGGACGGCGAGCTGATCCACCCCGCCACGATGCGGCCGGCCCCGGCCGAGGCCGTCGTACGGGCCCTGTTCGACCACGTACGCGACGCGCTGGAGGACACCGGCGACATCCTGCCCGTGCAGGAAGCCCTGGCCGCCCTCCTGAAGACGGGCAACGGCGCCCACGTCCAACGGCGACTGCTGCGCCGCACCGGCAGCCTCCAAGGCGTGGTCACCGAATGCGTACGCCGCACGCTCGACTGA
- a CDS encoding TauD/TfdA family dioxygenase, producing MPPSPFTPPVGLHLVPGTPPVLLAEPTGDAASWAAGHRDTLRALAVEHGCVLVRGLGLRDADQTAAVFRHLGTGLLTEREAFAPRREYADRVYSSAKWPPYQPMCMHHELSYTLAAPGLLLFACLGAPDSGGATGVADAAAVLDALPAELTARFEAEGWLLTRTYNDEIGATLTEAFGTDDRRAVERYCRGHAIEYAWQPDGALRTRQRRAAVLRHPVTGRRCWFNQIAFLNEWTMDPEVREYLTDVYGADALPFTTRYGGGDPIGEDVVRLLNSVYEAHTAREPWQAGDLMLVDNVRTAHSREPYEGPREVLVGMTDAVHLSAGAPTGEAMAS from the coding sequence ATGCCACCTTCACCCTTCACACCACCCGTCGGCCTCCACCTCGTCCCGGGCACGCCCCCGGTCCTCCTGGCCGAGCCCACCGGCGACGCGGCGAGCTGGGCCGCCGGCCACCGGGACACCCTGCGGGCCCTCGCCGTCGAGCACGGCTGCGTCCTGGTCCGCGGCCTCGGACTGCGGGACGCCGACCAGACCGCCGCCGTCTTCCGGCACCTGGGCACCGGTCTGCTGACCGAGCGGGAGGCCTTCGCGCCGCGCCGCGAGTACGCCGACCGCGTGTACTCCTCCGCCAAGTGGCCGCCCTACCAGCCGATGTGCATGCACCACGAACTCAGCTACACGCTCGCGGCCCCCGGCCTGCTGCTCTTCGCGTGCCTCGGCGCGCCGGACAGCGGCGGCGCGACCGGGGTCGCCGACGCGGCCGCCGTCCTCGACGCGCTGCCGGCCGAGCTGACCGCGCGCTTCGAGGCCGAAGGCTGGCTGCTCACCCGGACCTACAACGACGAGATCGGGGCCACCCTGACCGAGGCGTTCGGCACCGACGACCGCCGCGCCGTCGAACGCTACTGCCGCGGCCACGCCATCGAGTACGCCTGGCAGCCGGACGGCGCCCTGCGCACCCGGCAGCGGCGCGCCGCCGTGCTGCGCCACCCGGTCACCGGCCGCCGCTGCTGGTTCAACCAGATCGCGTTCCTCAACGAATGGACGATGGACCCGGAGGTGCGCGAGTACCTGACGGACGTGTACGGCGCCGACGCGCTCCCGTTCACCACCCGTTACGGCGGGGGCGACCCGATCGGCGAGGACGTCGTACGGCTGCTCAACTCCGTCTACGAGGCGCACACCGCGCGCGAACCGTGGCAGGCGGGCGATCTGATGCTCGTGGACAACGTCCGTACGGCGCACAGCAGGGAGCCGTACGAAGGGCCGCGCGAGGTCCTCGTCGGCATGACCGACGCGGTGCACCTGTCCGCCGGCGCGCCCACGGGGGAGGCGATGGCCTCATGA